From the uncultured Methanomethylovorans sp. genome, the window AGCATAGCCATTCTGTCAAGCATGTGGTTAGGCTCTTCTCCAGCTTTTCGCAAGCAGATTACTATTGTGATTGTTGGTTTTATGGTTCCTTTTTTTACATTAGGAGCTTCTTTATCAAGAATTCTTTCTCCTGGGTTAGATCCATTTCCATTTTCTTTGATATTTAGCAGCTTCTTGGTTTTCATCGGATTAACACGTTATGGATTATTAGATCTGCCCCCTCTTGCCCGAAGTTTACTTTTTGAAAACATTACGGAGGGAGCTATTGTTTTTGATTCACACTCCCGAATAGTGGATTACAATAAAAAAGCTACCATATATATGGGAATTAATGCAAAGGACATAGGTAAACCGGCACCTGAAGCACTTAGCTCGTGGCCTGAATTACTAAATCATGGAAATGACCAAGATCAGCAAAACAATATAGAAGTTAAAAGAAATGATAAAGGAAAAAACAGTTGGTTTAATATAAATTTATTACCACTTTACGACGAACATAATGACAGGAAAGGGCAAATGCTCTTACTGAGCGACATTACTGAACGTAAACATGCTGAAGAAGAACTTCTTAAAGCAAATAGAGATCTGGAAGCTGCTATTTCCCATGCCAACTGCATGACTGCTAAGGCGGAGCAGGCCAACAATGCCAAGAGCGAATTTCTTGCCAGCATGAGCCATGAGTTACGTACACCCCTTAATGGTGTGATTGGTTTTTCAGATCTGCTTATACAAACAGACCTTACGGATTCACAGTTGCAGTATGTAAAAGCAGTTTATACTTCAGCTAACTCTTTACTCGACCTGATCAATGATGTGCTTGATTTCTCAAAGATAGAAGCTGGCAAATTAGAACTCTATCCAGAAAGAATCAATCTGATGGAACTAGGCGAGCAGGTTACAGATATTGTGAAATACAAAGCTCATGAAAAGAACTTGGAACTATTATTAAACATATCACCTGATTTGTCCTATTACGTTATTGCAGATAAACTAAGATTGAGGCAAGTACTAGTAAATCTCCTAGGAAATGCTATTAAGTTCACTGAAAAGGGAGAAGTGGAATTGAAAATTGAAGCATCTAAGATAATAGATAAAACAAATGAAATTGAACTCACCTTCTCAGTACGTGATAGTGGAATTGGTATCTCAAAAGAAAATCATAGTAAGATATTTGAATCATTTTCACAGGCTGATGGATCTATCACTCGCAAGTTTGGCGGAACAGGACTGGGATTGACAATTTCAAATAAATTGCTTAATAAAATGGGTTCACGACTTGAACTTGAAAGCGAGCCTGGAAAAGGCAGTGTCTTTTATTTTACGGTCAAATTGCAAGCAGAAAAAAACAAATCATTTGACAGTAAATGCATGGAAATACACAATGCCCTTATATTGGACGATAATATCACCAGCTGTTCCATATTGCAAAACATACTGAAAAAGAAAGACATTCAAACAGATATTGCAATTACCTCAGCAGAAGCATTTGAAATGCTCAATAAAGAAAAAAAGTACGATTTGATCATTGTAGACTACCACATGCCTGACACGGATGGCCTGAAATTTATTCGTAGCATACGTAAAATGCTTCATTCGGACCCTGATAAGCAGCAAATAATATTTTTATATAATTCAAATGATGGACCCCAGATACTTGACGAGTTAAAACAGCTGGGGGTGCATTCCTATCTGGTCAAACCGGTAAAAGTAACAGAATTGTTCGAAGCGTTTGATAAGCTTAGTTCCTTTGAAGGCAAACATAAAGAACACACTACAGAAGAGAAAAAACTATTAGTTATTCATCCTGTGGATAGAGTCTACACTATTATGATTGCTGATGACAATGAAACTAATATGATGCTGGCTTCGGCAATTGTCTCAAAATTGATACCTGGAGTAAAGGTTCTTAAAGCCAAAGATGGAAAAGAGGCACTACAAATATTCAGGGAGATCACACCGGATTTAGTATTGATGGACATACAAATGCCCGGAATGAGTGGATATGAGACTGCAATAGCTATTAGGAACTTTGAAGCGAACAGCAATAGTCATGTTCCAATAATTGCACTAACTGCTGGCACTGTGAAAGGCGAGTTGGAACGCTGCAAGCAAGCAGGGATGGACGATTATATCACAAAACCTGTTATATCAGGAACGATTCAATCTGTTTTGCAGAGATGGCTGGTTGACAGCGACTCTTCTGAAGAATGTATAGATAAGAAGTATCAACCTGTTCATTTTGACAAGAGGCTATTAATGGAAAACTTGGGGAATAATGAAGAATTAATTAATAGTCTGATAACCACAGCACTGAAATCCCTGTCCAAGAATCTTGATAAACTAACAATTGCTTTTTCAGAAAAGAATGTGAAAGAAGTCAAAAGATATGCGCATCAAATAAAAGGTACTGCTCTTAATATTGGTTTTAATATTTTAGCGGAATTAGCAGAACAGGTAGAGAGTGCTATTGAATTTAATGACATAAAAACGAGTGATTTATTGGAAAGCATGAAATATGAAATGGAGACTTTAAAGCGCGACATTGGCGAGCTATCCCTAAACTAATAGAAATGGCACCAAAAACTTGATATTTACTGTAATGTATGTTGGTGGTGGTGAGCAGCTGTGAAAGAAGAAATGATGGAGATTCTTGCCTGCCCCTTATGTAAGGGCGACCTTGTTCTAAACATTCAAAGCAAAGAGGGCAATGAAATAATAAAAGGTACTTTGTACTGTAAGAAGTGCAATGAGTATTATCCAATCGATGAAGGAATACCTAATATGTTGCCTCCACACTTGAGGGAATGAGGGACATCAATTGCAAGTAGTTCACATTAACAGACTGGGCATCAATTCCATTGAATTTGATATGGAATCAATGGAGATACCTCTTTCTCCTGGAGAGGAAAAGAGTTTTGAGATAGTAATTATCAATTACGGCTCACCTACACATGTACATATTTCCGTAAGCGATACTCTCAAGCATAATGTCACAATACTTGAAGATAATCCATACGTAACTCATGAAGATTATGTCCCCGTAGTAGTCCGTATACCATTCGATGGGAAAAAGATATATCAAGGGGATTTTTTTGTTACAGTCAGCCACGGCGCGAGGAAGAGTAGTTTTTCCATGGTCCTTGGCCAACCATTAACAAGCACTGATTCCAGATCCATAGAGGTCGATGACTCCCTATCAGCACCTAATCAAGTATATGTAAAGAAAAAGAAGTCTGCTGGTACATGGAAAGAGCAGTTACCGGATGTATCCTTCGATATGCTGAAATGTAATTATGAGACTGCGATCTCCAAAGTAACAGTATTTCTTTCAGGAATCCTACTGGTAATCCTACTTATAGCTACAGTTTCAAGAATATTCTCGTATGGAATCAGCAGTGTTCACGGCTTCTATTTTTCAGTAGCCTTATCAATAGTTTTTACTGCATTCTGTGTATATCTCTTAATAAAGCTTCCAATATTCAAGTGATCGAGGTAGTTGAGCCACATGAAATATATCGTAGTTACAGGCGGAGTTATGAGCGGTCTTGGAAAAGGCATCACTGCCGCATCCATTGGCAGGAACCTTAAGAACATAGGATATAAGGTCACAGCCATCAAGATCGATCCATACATTAACATTGATGCAGGGACTATGAGTCCCTACCAGCATGGAGAAGTCTTCGTGCTTAAGGACGGAGGAGAAGTTGATCTTGATCTTGGAAATTATGAACGTTTCCTTGATACGGAACTTACCCGGGATCATAATTTGACAACAGGTAAGATCTATCAATCTGTCATCCTGAAAGAACGCAGGGGAGATTATCTTGGAAAAACGGTCCAGATCATTCCTCACATCACCAATGAAATCAAGGACAAGATCAGAAAGGTTGCAGCAAAGAGTGGTGCAGATATCTGTCTTATTGAAGTGGGAGGCACTGTAGGTGACATTGAAAGCATGCCTTTCCTTGAAGCTGTCAGACAGATGCACCGTGAAGAGAAGACTGAAGACCTTGTCTTTGTCCATGTGACGCTTGTACCAATAGATACCCAGGGTGAGCAGAAGACAAAGCCAACCCAGCATTCTGTCAAAGAGCTCAGAGAACTGGGATTGACACCAAATATCATTGTCGCCAGGTGCAAAGAACCTCTTTCCAGAAGCACCGCTTCAAAGATATCTATGTTCTGTGATGTACCAGAAGAAGCTGTTATCAGTGCCCATGATGCAAAGGACATCTATGAACTGCCTCTTTTGATGGATAAAGAAGGTCTCACCCAATATCTGATTAAGCGTCTTTGTCTAACATCTACCACCTACGACTCTGCATGGGTTGAAATGGTAGAGCGTATGAAGAAGCTTAAGGGCCAGGTAAATATTTGTATCGTAGGAAAGTACACACACCTTGAAGATTCATACCTCAGTATCAGTGCATCTATCAAACATGCTTCTATAGAATGTGGCTGCGACTATGTTGCTGATTGGATGAATGCAGAAACACTGGAGGAAGACCCCGAATGTCTCAAAAAACTTGATGTATATGATGGTATTTTGGTTCCAGGCGGTTTCGGGGAGCGAGGAACTGAAGGTAAAATGATGGCTATAAGGTATGCACGCGAGCACAATATACCATTTTTAGGTCTTTGTCTTGGAATGCAGCTAGCCGTCATAGAGTTCGCGAGGAATGTAGTGGGTCTTAAAGGGGCTAACAGTACTGAATTCAATGAGGATACCCCCTATCCTGTCATAGATATACTTCCTGAGCAGGAAGGAGTGGAGGATATGGGAGCCACAATGAGACTGGGCGATTATGAAGCTCAGCTTACACCAGGTTCCCTTGCAGAGAAGGTCTACAGCTCATGCAAGATAACAGAACGTCACAGACACAGGTATGAAGTAAATCCAAATTTTGTGGACAAATTACAGGAAAAAGGCCTTGTGTTCTCCGGGGTTAACAGGAATCGTATGGAAATATGTGAACTTATAGACCATCCGTTCTTCTTTGCTTCTCAGTTTCATCCTGAGTTCAAGTCAAGACCAGGTAGGCCTTCCCCACCATTTAAGGCATTCATATGTACAATGATGGAAAGGCAGAAAAAGGAGTAATAATTCAAAAGGTGCATTTACAAAATGCACCTGAATTTAGTAATGGTTTTGTTTAAAATTAATGATTATGAAATTGGAAAATGTTATAGATGATTGAATTGGCACTGTAAAATTACGAGATTTCTCTTTTCCTTATTGTGGTACTAATTGGAGTGCTGGTTATAGCTACCGGATGCATCTCGAAACCTATAGATTCATCCGCAGATTTGAGTGGTGCCACGACGTCTGTTGACCTGACTTACTAAACCAAACAGCTAACCCCCTTTATATTTAGTAGGAAAACGGGACTCTGCAGGGAATATCCATCTCATACATTTTATGCAGTGGTAATTTCAAAAGTTGCGGCACATGATTAACCGCAATATTTATTTATTACAATTTTTACACTAACAAGGTTTCTTGTGCTCAAATTCTAATAATAAAGGTCAATCCAGAGGATAAGTCTGTATCCAATTTCATATAGTATCTTTTATAAAGATACATTATGGATATTATGGGTGTCCCTCTACTTTATTTTATGCTAGGGATTTATAAGTAGATACTGTAATTTTTATGTATGAGAAAGTATACACTTTTTATTATCGTTACACTCGTGACGGTAGCCATCCTTGGTGCCGGCTGTACAGACAAAGGAACAACTTTACCCCTGAATCAATCGGCTAATGCTTCCTCTGCATCCCCGGAAGAGGTTGTGGCTTTTGTAGAGAAAGCTTATGAATATGCCCATATACACGGACAGGGAGCTGCTCTTCGCGAATTCAATAACCAAACCGGTCAGTTTGTTGATGGTGAACTTTATATATTCGCCTATGACTCCATAGGCAAAACACTAGCCCTCCCCTTCCAGCCCGAGATCATCGGCACAAGCCGATGGGATACCAAGGATACGAATGGTACCTTATATATTCAGAATGCTGTCACAACCGCACAGTCAGGTGGAGGATTCATCCGATACCTCTATGCAGACCCTGCAGACAACTTCACCGTCAAACAAAAACTCAGCTACGTGATGATGGTGGACTCTGGATGGCTCATCGGTGCAGGCATCTATGATTCGCAGGACAATTCACTGATTGTTAAAGAAGGGACAGATC encodes:
- a CDS encoding response regulator, producing MDYNKKATIYMGINAKDIGKPAPEALSSWPELLNHGNDQDQQNNIEVKRNDKGKNSWFNINLLPLYDEHNDRKGQMLLLSDITERKHAEEELLKANRDLEAAISHANCMTAKAEQANNAKSEFLASMSHELRTPLNGVIGFSDLLIQTDLTDSQLQYVKAVYTSANSLLDLINDVLDFSKIEAGKLELYPERINLMELGEQVTDIVKYKAHEKNLELLLNISPDLSYYVIADKLRLRQVLVNLLGNAIKFTEKGEVELKIEASKIIDKTNEIELTFSVRDSGIGISKENHSKIFESFSQADGSITRKFGGTGLGLTISNKLLNKMGSRLELESEPGKGSVFYFTVKLQAEKNKSFDSKCMEIHNALILDDNITSCSILQNILKKKDIQTDIAITSAEAFEMLNKEKKYDLIIVDYHMPDTDGLKFIRSIRKMLHSDPDKQQIIFLYNSNDGPQILDELKQLGVHSYLVKPVKVTELFEAFDKLSSFEGKHKEHTTEEKKLLVIHPVDRVYTIMIADDNETNMMLASAIVSKLIPGVKVLKAKDGKEALQIFREITPDLVLMDIQMPGMSGYETAIAIRNFEANSNSHVPIIALTAGTVKGELERCKQAGMDDYITKPVISGTIQSVLQRWLVDSDSSEECIDKKYQPVHFDKRLLMENLGNNEELINSLITTALKSLSKNLDKLTIAFSEKNVKEVKRYAHQIKGTALNIGFNILAELAEQVESAIEFNDIKTSDLLESMKYEMETLKRDIGELSLN
- the pyrG gene encoding CTP synthase (glutamine hydrolyzing) — translated: MKYIVVTGGVMSGLGKGITAASIGRNLKNIGYKVTAIKIDPYINIDAGTMSPYQHGEVFVLKDGGEVDLDLGNYERFLDTELTRDHNLTTGKIYQSVILKERRGDYLGKTVQIIPHITNEIKDKIRKVAAKSGADICLIEVGGTVGDIESMPFLEAVRQMHREEKTEDLVFVHVTLVPIDTQGEQKTKPTQHSVKELRELGLTPNIIVARCKEPLSRSTASKISMFCDVPEEAVISAHDAKDIYELPLLMDKEGLTQYLIKRLCLTSTTYDSAWVEMVERMKKLKGQVNICIVGKYTHLEDSYLSISASIKHASIECGCDYVADWMNAETLEEDPECLKKLDVYDGILVPGGFGERGTEGKMMAIRYAREHNIPFLGLCLGMQLAVIEFARNVVGLKGANSTEFNEDTPYPVIDILPEQEGVEDMGATMRLGDYEAQLTPGSLAEKVYSSCKITERHRHRYEVNPNFVDKLQEKGLVFSGVNRNRMEICELIDHPFFFASQFHPEFKSRPGRPSPPFKAFICTMMERQKKE
- a CDS encoding methytransferase partner Trm112 — translated: MKEEMMEILACPLCKGDLVLNIQSKEGNEIIKGTLYCKKCNEYYPIDEGIPNMLPPHLRE